One Fusarium oxysporum f. sp. lycopersici 4287 chromosome 8, whole genome shotgun sequence genomic region harbors:
- a CDS encoding endoglucanase type C has protein sequence MKSLSLILSALAVQVAVAQTPDKAKEQHPKLETYRCTKASGCKKQTNYIVADAGIHGIHQKNGAGCGDWGQKPNATACPDEASCAKNCILSGMDSNAYKNAGITTSGNKLRLQQLINNQLVSPRVYLLEENKKKYEMLHLTGTEFSFDVEMEKLPCGMNGALYLSEMPQDGGKSTSRNSKAGAYYGAGYCDAQCYVTPFINGVGNIKGQGVCCNELDIWEANSRATHIAPHPCNKPGLYGCTGDECGSSGICDKAGCGWNHNRINVTDFYGRGKQYKVDSTRKFTVTSQFVANKQGDLIELHRHYIQDNKVIESAVVNISGPPKINFINDKYCAATGANEYMRLGGTKQMGDAMSRGMVLAMSVWWSEGDFMAWLDQGVAGPCDATEGDPKNIVKVQPNPEVTFSNIRIGEIGSTSSVKAPAYPGPHRL, from the exons ATGAAGTCTCTCTCACTCATCCTCTCAGCCCTGGCTGTTCAGGTCGCTGTTGCTCAGACCCccgacaaggccaaggagcaACACCCCAAGCTCGAGACCTACCGCTGCACCAAGGCCTCCGGCTGCAAGAAGCAGACCAACTACATCGTCGCCGACGCAGGTATTCACGGCATCCACCAAAAGAACGGCGCCGGCTGCGGTGACTGGGGACAAAAGCCCAACGCCACAGCCTGTCCCGATGAGGCTTCCTGCGCCAAGAACTGTATCCTCAGTGGTATGGACTCAAACGCTTACAAGAACGCTGGTATCACTACTTCTGGCAAcaagcttcgtcttcagcAGCTTATCAACAACCAGCTTGTTTCTCCTCGAGTTTATCTGcttgaggagaacaagaagaagtatGAGATGCTTCACCTCACTGGCACTGAGTTCTcttttgatgttgagatggagaagcttcCTTGTGGTATGAATGGTGCTTTGTACCTTTCTGAGATGCCCCAGGATGGCGGTAAGAGCACGAGCCGAAACAGCAAGGCTGGCGCCTACTATGGTGCTGGATACTGTGATGCCCAGTGCTACGTCACTCCTTTCATTAACGGAGTA GGCAACATCAAGGGACAGGGTGTCTGCTGTAACGAGCTCGACATCTGGGAGGCCAACTCCCGCGCAACTCACATTGCTCCTCACCCCTGCAACAAGCCCGGCCTCTACGGCTGCACAGGCGATGAGTGCGGCAGCTCCGGTATCTGCGACAAGGCTGGCTGCGGCTGGAACCACAACCGCATCAACGTGACCGACTTCTACGGCCGCGGCAAGCAGTACAAGGTCGACAGTACCCGCAAGTTCACCGTGACATCCCAGTTCGTCGCCAACAAGCAGGGCGACCTCATCGAGCTGCACCGCCACTACATCCAGGACAACAAGGTCATCGAGTCAGCTGTCGTCAACATCTCCGGCCCTCCCAAGATCAAtttcatcaacgacaagtACTGCGCTGCCACTGGAGCTAACGAGTACATGCGCCTCGGCGGTACTAAGCAAATGGGCGATGCCATGTCCCGCGGAATGGTTCTCGCCATGAGCGTCTGGTGGAGCGAGGGTGATTTCATGGCCTGGTTGGATCAGGGCGTTGCTGGACCCTGTGACGCCACTGAGGGCGATCCCAAGAACATCGTCAAGGTGCAGCCCAACCCTGAAGTGACATTCAGCAACATCCGAATTGGAGAGATTGGATCTACTTCGTCGGTCAAGGCTCCTGCTTATCCTGGCCCTCACCGCTTGTAA
- a CDS encoding hypothetical protein (At least one base has a quality score < 10), with product MPVESYGVWKRSPSVTPMRIGTKIRAGTWGLALDYIRGNLFRRSDGRILGHDVEGPDNDILDELKPILDRAISADATVYIYGSRFSNGKGIHDIHMNQGNSRRWKQDNGIFQDGGLIFRFEDHWEAVFIAFASQAVHTEDGPDDAGQPLPRTGFMTWARLLAPRRTGEDRDDDDLADSPVFITQALVNPPGRNQQPGTAPETVTLTNRTNQKLDLSKWKVLNTTEQAQEVPSGLHIAADGTVTVEMPHAPLSNLGGTITLLNAQGRKVHGVSYTKARAQGDTVTFE from the exons ATGCCCGTTGAAAGCTATGGTGTCTGGAAGCGAAGCCCGTCCGTTACACCTATGAGGATAGGCACCAAGATTCG AGCAGGGACCTGGGGGCTTGCGCTGGACTATATCCGTGGTAATCTCTTCCGCCGGAGCGACGGCCGCATCCTGGGACATGACGTTGAAGGCCCAGACAACGACATCCTTGATGAGTTAAAACCTATTCTCGATCGTGCAATCTCGGCCGATGCCACGGTGTATATCTATGGCTCCCGCTTTAGCAATGGTAAGGGTATACATGATATACACATGAACCAGGGGAACTCACGACGCTGGAAGCAGGATAACGGAATCTTCCAGGATGGCGGGCTTATCTTCAGGTTCGAGGACCATTGGGAGGCAGTCTTCATTGCCTTCGCATCCCAAGCTGTCCATACCGAGGATGGCCCCGACGACGCCGGTCAGCCACTGCCAAGGACCGGATTCATGACGTGGGCAAGACTTTTGGCACCCAGGCGGACTGGTGAGGACcgggatgatgatgacctcGCCGACTCGCCGGTGTTTATTACCCAGGCTCTTGTCAACCCACCGGGGCGAAATCAACAGCCGGGAACTGCCCCAGAAACCGTCACGCTGACCAACCGCACAAATCAGAAGTTGGACCTCAGCAAGTGGAAGGTTCTCAACACGACTGAACAGGCTCAGGAGGTGCCATCCGGCCTGCATATTGCCGCCGATGGCACCGTGACGGTGGAAATGCCACATGCTCCGCTCTCTAACCTGGGCGGTACCATTACCCTTCTGAATGCGCAAGGAAGAAAAGTCCACGGTGTCAGCTATACGAAGGCTCGGGCTCAAGGAGACACGGTCACCTTTGAATAG